One stretch of Juglans microcarpa x Juglans regia isolate MS1-56 chromosome 3D, Jm3101_v1.0, whole genome shotgun sequence DNA includes these proteins:
- the LOC121255914 gene encoding UDP-glycosyltransferase 84B1-like, producing the protein MVLINEQNEETHVLMVAFASQGHINPLLRLGKRLVSRGLHVSLAITEIFLHRMLKSSSSSSSSTSINSISGIQLLFFSDGFSIDYDRKANLDHYVETLGKAGPVNLSNLIKDHFHRNHKKLSCIINNPFVPWVANVALEHNIPCAMLWIQPCALYAIYYRFYNNLNPFPNLANPEISVELPGLPLLQIQDLPSFVLPSNPFGSVPKLFAEMFQNIKKLKWVLGNSFFELEKEAIDSMSELCPILPVGPLVPPSLLGEDQNVDVGAIDMWQPHETCMEWLDHQPPSSVIYVSFGSIIVLSARHLESIATALKNSKRPFLWVVKVSENPTPDGAGVLPTGFLEETKDQGLIVAWSPQTKVLAHPAIACFLTHCGWNSMLEAIAAGVPLIAYPQWTDQPTNAKLIVDVLKVGVRLRPESDGVVTTEEVEKCIAEIMAGPRSEEFKKNSEEFKRVARMTVADGGSSDLNLNVFVDDVIGNSCRSSSKEIVSDVSAAVEE; encoded by the coding sequence ATGGTGTTGATCAATGAGCAAAATGAAGAAACTCATGTGCTAATGGTGGCCTTTGCCTCTCAAGGTCATATCAACCCTTTGCTTAGACTAGGAAAACGCCTCGTCTCCAGGGGCCTCCATGTCTCCTTAGCCATCACTGAAATATTCCTGCACCGTATGCTCAAGtcttcatcctcctcctcctcctccactaGCATCAATTCCATCTCCGGAATCCAGCTACTCTTCTTCTCTGACGGCTTTAGCATCGACTATGACCGTAAGGCCAATCTTGACCACTACGTGGAGACCCTAGGCAAAGCCGGACCGGTTAACCTCTCAAACCTTATCAAAGATCATTTCCATCGGAATCACAAGAAGCTTTCTTGTATTATAAATAATCCATTTGTGCCCTGGGTAGCCAACGTTGCCCTTGAGCACAACATTCCATGCGCCATGCTATGGATTCAACCGTGTGCTCTCTATGCAATTTACTACCGCTTTTATAACAACCTCAACCCCTTTCCTAATCTAGCAAACCCAGAAATCAGTGTTGAATTACCGGGCCTGCCGTTGTTACAGATACAAGACCTACCTTCCTTTGTTCTTCCTTCAAACCCATTTGGTAGCGTTCCGAAGCTATTTGCGGAGATGTTCCAAAACATAAAGAAGCTGAAGTGGGTTCTGGGTAACTCCTTTTTTGAGCTTGAGAAGGAAGCCATTGATTCCATGTCTGAGCTCTGCCCAATACTACCTGTTGGTCCTTTAGTCCCTCCTTCACTGCTTGGTGAGGATCAAAATGTTGATGTCGGTGCTATCGATATGTGGCAACCTCACGAAACTTGCATGGAGTGGCTCGACCATCAACCACCCTCTTCAGTTATCTACGTTTCCTTCGGCAGCATCATCGTGTTGTCTGCAAGGCATTTGGAGAGCATTGCAACAGCCCTCAAGAATTCTAAACGTCCATTTCTTTGGGTGGTTAAGGTCTCTGAAAACCCAACGCCAGACGGTGCCGGAGTACTGCCGACCGGGTTTCTGGAAGAAACAAAAGACCAAGGCCTTATCGTGGCGTGGAGTCCTCAAACAAAGGTTTTAGCCCACCCCGCTATCGCGTGCTTCTTAACACATTGCGGGTGGAATTCCATGCTAGAGGCCATAGCTGCAGGGGTGCCGTTGATTGCATACCCGCAGTGGACCGACCAGCCAACAAATGCAAAGcttattgttgatgttttaAAGGTTGGTGTGAGGCTTAGGCCGGAAAGCGACGGAGTTGTCACAACcgaggaagttgaaaaatgtatCGCAGAAATTATGGCTGGGCCGAGATCAgaagaatttaagaaaaattccgAGGAGTTCAAACGGGTGGCTAGGATGACGGTGGCTGACGGCGGCTCCTCGGACCTGAATTTGAATGTTTTTGTGGACGACGTTATTGGCAATTCATGTAGGAGCTCGTCCAAAGAAATTGTGTCCGATGTGTCTGCAGCCGTGGAGGAGTAG